Proteins encoded by one window of Dioscorea cayenensis subsp. rotundata cultivar TDr96_F1 chromosome 6, TDr96_F1_v2_PseudoChromosome.rev07_lg8_w22 25.fasta, whole genome shotgun sequence:
- the LOC120263010 gene encoding cytochrome c oxidase subunit 6b-1-like isoform X2 — protein MAESVPEKVPSLAEDKEVQPDQSDKPVETTVDEKPDDTKTEEVAKETTEVTSAPVENAPVAEEPTEPVPEAPTSEEPTDTSEKETEDQGNAEEETPAIKLETAPADFRFPTTNQTRHCFTRYIEYHRCVAAKGDDAQECEKFAKYYRSLCPSEWIERWNEQRENGTFPGPL, from the exons ATGGCGGAATCGGTGCCGGAGAAAGTCCCAAGCTTGGCCGAG GATAAGGAAGTGCAGCCCGATCAGAGTGACAAGCCTGTTGAAACAACTGTGGATGAAAAGCCTGATGATACCAAAACCGAGGAAGTTGCTAAGGAGACAACCGAGGTAACCTCTGCTCCAGTGGAAAATGCTCCCGTTGCGGAGGAACCAACAGAGCCTGTCCCAGAGGCGCCTACCTCAGAGGAGCCTACTGATACTTCTGAGAAAGAAACAGAAGATCAAGGAAATGCTGAAGAGGAGACACCAGCGATAAAG CTTGAGACTGCACCAGCTGATTTTCGTTTCCcaacaacaaatcaaacaagGCATTGCTTTACGCGCTATATTGAATATCACAG GTGTGTTGCTGCAAAAGGAGATGATGCGCAAGAGTGCGAAAAGTTTGCAAAATATTATCGCTCACTTTGCCCTAGTGAATGG
- the LOC120263010 gene encoding cytochrome c oxidase subunit 6b-1-like isoform X1, producing MAESVPEKVPSLAEQWSLQDKEVQPDQSDKPVETTVDEKPDDTKTEEVAKETTEVTSAPVENAPVAEEPTEPVPEAPTSEEPTDTSEKETEDQGNAEEETPAIKLETAPADFRFPTTNQTRHCFTRYIEYHRCVAAKGDDAQECEKFAKYYRSLCPSEWIERWNEQRENGTFPGPL from the exons ATGGCGGAATCGGTGCCGGAGAAAGTCCCAAGCTTGGCCGAG CAATGGTCATTGCAGGATAAGGAAGTGCAGCCCGATCAGAGTGACAAGCCTGTTGAAACAACTGTGGATGAAAAGCCTGATGATACCAAAACCGAGGAAGTTGCTAAGGAGACAACCGAGGTAACCTCTGCTCCAGTGGAAAATGCTCCCGTTGCGGAGGAACCAACAGAGCCTGTCCCAGAGGCGCCTACCTCAGAGGAGCCTACTGATACTTCTGAGAAAGAAACAGAAGATCAAGGAAATGCTGAAGAGGAGACACCAGCGATAAAG CTTGAGACTGCACCAGCTGATTTTCGTTTCCcaacaacaaatcaaacaagGCATTGCTTTACGCGCTATATTGAATATCACAG GTGTGTTGCTGCAAAAGGAGATGATGCGCAAGAGTGCGAAAAGTTTGCAAAATATTATCGCTCACTTTGCCCTAGTGAATGG
- the LOC120263283 gene encoding uncharacterized protein LOC120263283 isoform X1 has product MKITEEEITNMNRENNRLIDLLRGSREENSRLRDILKQAVNEATIVKEALEIVRKENSQMKDTLCDKENALRSIKQEYECLKVSEAAATQSVKELQSLLTATSGIDSKKKAIDTFSEPKPVIGEVKSNKTMSKFPSEHMSRANPPGTLSRRYSIGESGRFEGSIFDMVWSPEHNRERNRKSQSFSGLTELRAPPSSIPSGSSLIDKARLDSIGHEENSPFKLRKETATFPKIW; this is encoded by the coding sequence ATGAAGATTACCGAAGAGGAGATTACAAATATGAACAGGGAAAACAATAGACTGATCGATTTGCTTAGAGGATCGCGTGAAGAGAATTCAAGGCTGCGTGATATACTGAAACAAGCGGTGAATGAGGCTACCATCGTGAAAGAAGCTTTGGAGATTGTTCGGAAGGAGAATTCTCAAATGAAGGACACTCTATGCGACAAAGAGAATGCCTTGCGGAGCATCAAACAAGAGTACGAATGTCTTAAGGTGAGTGAAGCTGCGGCCACTCAAAGTGTAAAGGAATTGCAGAGTTTGCTAACTGCTACTTCAGGTATTGACTCTAAGAAAAAAGCTATCGATACATTTAGTGAACCGAAACCAGTGATTGGTGAAGTCAAGAGCAATAAGACTATGTCAAAATTTCCATCCGAACATATGAGCCGAGCAAATCCTCCTGGTACTCTTTCGCGCAGATACTCTATAGGTGAGTCAGGGAGATTCGAAGGATCTATATTCGATATGGTTTGGTCACCAGAGCATAACCGCGAGAGGAATCGCAAGTCTCAATCTTTTAGTGGTCTCACAGAGTTGAGGGCTCCTCCTTCCTCTATTCCTTCTGGCTCATCTCTCATCGACAAGGCTCGATTAGATAGCATTGGGCATGAGGAGAATTCTCCTTTTAAGTTGAGAAAAGAAACGGCAACTTTTCCGAAGATTTGGTGA
- the LOC120263283 gene encoding uncharacterized protein LOC120263283 isoform X2 has translation MQCPLDGVHDGLMRVRDDKSHVHQLFDEMSTRIVSQRNGAVEGSISSRIEHLEVEALKAKDSEREMLESLVCQTKQLEEAKISLEEAKLEIKSLMERLRSLESSHGHHGKILEKHRSLGAVRGEEKVRMLENELKLAVQAEEKSKMAMDALAMALKEVSTEAHQVKEKLSKTQSELESTRAEAKCSKALLKEC, from the coding sequence ATGCAGTGTCCATTGGATGGTGTTCATGATGGGCTGATGAGGGTTAGGGATGACAAATCTCATGTCCACCAACTGTTCGATGAAATGTCTACAAGAATTGTATCACAGAGAAATGGGGCTGTCGAGGGTTCGATATCGAGCAGGATTGAGCATTTGGAGGTGGAAGCATTGAAGGCAAAGGATTCAGAGAGGGAAATGCTGGAATCTTTGGTTTGTCAGACAAAGCAACTTGAGGAGGCGAAGATTTCGCTTGAAGAGGCGAAGTTGGAGATAAAAAGTCTCATGGAGAGACTAAGAAGTTTGGAGAGTTCTCATGGTCATCATGGGAAGATTCTAGAGAAGCATCGATCACTTGGTGCGGTTCGTGGTGAAGAGAAAGTTAGAATGCTTGAAAATGAGCTTAAGTTAGCTGTCCAAGCAGAAGAGAAAAGTAAGATGGCGATGGATGCTCTTGCTATGGCTCTTAAGGAAGTAAGCACAGAGGCACATCAAGTGAAGGAGAAGCTCTCCAAGACACAATCTGAATTAGAGAGCACGAGAGCTGAAGCGAAATGCTCGAAGGCTTTGTTGAAAGAGTGCTGA